A region of Paenibacillus sp. JNUCC-31 DNA encodes the following proteins:
- the cysC gene encoding adenylyl-sulfate kinase, with protein MSKEERNITWQQSSLNRQDRENHNGHRSRALWFTGLSGAGKSSLAFALEQYLYEKGVHGYVLDGDNVRHGLNRDLGFTAEDRQENLRRIGEVSKLMVDAGLFVLSAFISPHAQDREMVKQLFEADDFIEIYVRCSIEECERRDPKGLYKKARSGDIPHFTGISAPYDIPEDPSLIIDTEKLSIDEAVHEIVQHLERIGALKLTNPVSNEMVH; from the coding sequence ATGTCGAAGGAAGAACGTAACATTACCTGGCAGCAATCCAGCTTAAACAGACAGGATCGGGAGAACCATAACGGACATCGAAGTCGTGCGTTATGGTTCACCGGGTTATCTGGTGCAGGAAAATCCTCTCTGGCATTTGCTCTGGAGCAGTACCTGTACGAAAAAGGAGTTCATGGTTATGTCCTTGATGGGGATAACGTACGACATGGACTGAATCGGGATCTTGGCTTCACAGCAGAGGATCGGCAAGAAAATCTGCGCCGGATCGGTGAAGTATCCAAGTTGATGGTGGATGCCGGGTTATTTGTTCTTTCTGCCTTTATCTCACCTCATGCACAGGATCGGGAGATGGTTAAACAACTCTTTGAAGCGGATGATTTCATTGAAATCTATGTTCGTTGCTCCATTGAAGAGTGTGAGCGGCGGGATCCAAAAGGTCTTTACAAAAAAGCCCGCAGCGGTGACATTCCGCATTTCACAGGAATATCTGCTCCCTATGACATTCCGGAGGACCCTTCACTTATCATCGATACCGAGAAGTTGTCCATTGATGAAGCTGTACATGAAATCGTGCAGCATCTGGAACGGATCGGGGCCCTTAAACTAACGAATCCTGTCAGTAATGAAATGGTTCATTAA
- a CDS encoding DegV family protein, with the protein MSRIKIFTDSTSDLAPAWIQQHDIGIIPLYVVFGEESLKDGAEIKPEQLYERVSRDGRLPKTAAPSPADFMTAFQPYIEQGLDILYISLSSELSSTYQNARLASSEFPEGRISVVDSLNLSSGIALMVMKAVHAAEKGQSLREITHLVEAIKPNVRTEFVIDTLEYLHKGGRCSGMQNLIGSLLKIRPVIRVADGKMSPAYKVRGKREKALEQMLLNTLSHKEQIDPDLVIVVHTMAEEDALGLQKSLQEHTGARVELTTAGCVICSHCGPKTIGIIYNTLL; encoded by the coding sequence ATGTCACGAATCAAAATTTTCACGGACAGCACAAGTGATCTGGCCCCAGCATGGATCCAGCAGCACGATATTGGTATCATCCCTTTATATGTCGTGTTTGGTGAGGAATCACTGAAGGACGGTGCTGAAATCAAGCCAGAGCAGCTCTATGAACGTGTAAGCAGGGATGGGCGTCTTCCCAAAACGGCAGCACCTTCACCTGCTGATTTCATGACAGCATTTCAACCTTACATAGAACAAGGACTTGATATTTTATATATCAGCTTGTCTTCTGAACTTTCGTCAACTTACCAAAATGCAAGATTGGCCAGTTCTGAATTTCCGGAAGGCCGCATTTCTGTCGTGGATTCTCTGAATCTGTCTTCCGGAATTGCTTTGATGGTAATGAAAGCTGTACATGCAGCAGAAAAAGGACAGAGTCTCAGGGAGATCACCCATCTCGTTGAAGCGATTAAACCAAATGTCCGAACTGAATTTGTCATCGACACACTGGAGTATCTGCACAAGGGCGGACGCTGCTCTGGTATGCAAAACCTCATTGGCAGCCTGCTGAAAATAAGGCCGGTCATTCGGGTAGCTGATGGCAAAATGTCACCTGCGTACAAAGTCCGTGGCAAACGTGAAAAAGCACTCGAACAAATGCTCCTAAACACACTTAGCCACAAGGAGCAAATCGATCCCGATCTCGTTATTGTCGTCCATACCATGGCAGAGGAAGATGCGCTTGGTTTACAGAAGTCACTGCAGGAGCATACAGGAGCACGGGTGGAGTTAACTACAGCCGGTTGCGTAATATGCAGTCACTGTGGTCCCAAAACCATCGGTATCATTTATAACACTCTACTATAA
- the mtnA gene encoding S-methyl-5-thioribose-1-phosphate isomerase, which translates to MTTPEHQPLSSLIWKKDKLEMLDQRLLPETILMLKLYTPEEVWESIHSMKVRGAPAIGIAAAFGVVLGAKSYDGLSIPGWLDHVKSTCAHLATSRPTAVNLFWALDRMMQKASDLAESSTSIEESTAALEAEALLIQKEDEEVCRLIGENALPFFTDGMGVLTHCNAGGLATAKYGTATAPMYLAHERGINLKVFADETRPVLQGARLTAFELQQAGIDVTLICDNMAGMVMSKGWIQAVIVGTDRVAANGDVANKIGTYSVAVLAKAHNIPFYVASPLSTIDLSTPSGDLIPIEERAAEEVTEGFGKRTAPQGVKVFNPAFDVTPNEYVTAIITEKGVVRAPFQENLAALFAKDEA; encoded by the coding sequence ATGACAACCCCTGAACATCAGCCTCTGTCCTCCCTTATATGGAAAAAGGACAAGCTCGAAATGCTTGACCAGCGTCTGCTGCCTGAAACGATTCTGATGCTGAAACTGTATACGCCCGAGGAAGTTTGGGAATCCATCCACTCCATGAAAGTACGTGGCGCTCCCGCCATCGGAATTGCTGCTGCTTTCGGCGTCGTACTAGGTGCCAAGTCATATGACGGACTTTCCATACCAGGCTGGTTGGATCATGTAAAATCCACCTGTGCTCATCTTGCCACTTCCCGTCCCACAGCAGTGAACCTATTCTGGGCGCTGGATCGCATGATGCAAAAAGCAAGTGACCTCGCTGAATCCAGTACTAGCATCGAAGAAAGCACTGCCGCTCTTGAAGCGGAAGCTCTCTTGATTCAAAAAGAAGACGAAGAGGTTTGCCGCTTGATTGGTGAAAACGCTCTTCCTTTTTTCACAGACGGAATGGGTGTGCTTACGCACTGTAATGCAGGCGGACTTGCAACGGCGAAATACGGAACGGCGACTGCACCGATGTACCTCGCTCATGAGCGCGGCATCAACCTTAAAGTTTTTGCAGACGAAACGCGTCCTGTTCTTCAGGGCGCACGCCTTACGGCCTTCGAACTCCAGCAAGCCGGCATTGACGTCACTCTGATCTGTGACAACATGGCAGGCATGGTCATGTCCAAAGGCTGGATTCAGGCCGTTATCGTCGGTACAGACCGCGTCGCAGCCAATGGGGATGTAGCTAACAAAATCGGAACATACAGCGTAGCGGTCCTTGCCAAAGCGCACAACATCCCGTTCTATGTAGCCAGCCCACTGTCAACCATTGATTTGTCTACGCCATCCGGAGATCTCATTCCGATTGAGGAACGTGCTGCGGAAGAAGTAACCGAAGGATTTGGCAAACGTACTGCTCCGCAAGGTGTGAAAGTATTCAACCCGGCATTTGACGTCACTCCTAATGAATATGTAACGGCCATTATTACGGAAAAAGGGGTCGTTCGAGCTCCTTTCCAAGAGAATCTGGCTGCCTTGTTCGCCAAGGATGAAGCTTAA
- a CDS encoding nucleotidyltransferase domain-containing protein: MSIIRGELTDLASEDVKTRLQATDWQLFLRLVYHHRLYSVLYLKIKDWNSAIIPAFVVEILRHQYTANTFRMLHLTAEMEQVCGAFRERGIRNITLKGPALAHDLYGDISLRTSKDLDILIPFNDVESAEEILESLGYESKEGKRTPTVSSWKWREHHICYKHPVKRTQVEIHWRLNPDSGRETDFEVLWKRSRFSTYTQTPVRMLEREDLWAYLVTHGARHGWFRLRWLLDIDQMIRSMPLDVNKVEQRLKAEGRLPIGSQALRLASVLLNTPLDANDLALLSSHERAGEKLARRGVLFMNEMIESPADVKSYRSYLFALRSTRQKLFFFIERLYPSTWDVDQLPLPRSLHFLYFPLRPFLWFWRRIKRNTMTERGQG; this comes from the coding sequence TTGAGCATAATTAGAGGTGAACTCACAGATCTAGCCTCTGAGGATGTCAAAACGCGACTGCAGGCAACAGACTGGCAGCTCTTTTTGCGGCTTGTCTATCATCATCGACTGTACTCTGTTCTCTATCTGAAAATAAAAGATTGGAATTCAGCGATCATTCCCGCTTTTGTTGTGGAAATCCTGAGGCATCAATATACGGCGAATACATTCCGCATGTTACATCTGACTGCCGAGATGGAGCAGGTTTGTGGTGCATTCCGCGAACGAGGCATTCGCAATATTACGCTCAAAGGACCTGCACTGGCTCATGATCTATACGGGGATATCTCATTGCGGACATCGAAAGATCTGGATATTCTCATTCCTTTTAATGACGTGGAGTCCGCTGAAGAGATCCTTGAATCACTTGGTTATGAATCGAAGGAAGGCAAACGAACACCCACTGTATCCAGCTGGAAATGGCGGGAACATCACATTTGTTACAAACATCCGGTCAAAAGAACCCAAGTAGAGATTCATTGGCGGCTTAACCCGGATTCCGGAAGGGAAACCGATTTTGAAGTATTGTGGAAACGAAGCCGATTCAGTACCTATACCCAAACGCCTGTCCGTATGCTGGAAAGAGAAGATCTGTGGGCATACTTGGTGACGCATGGCGCAAGACATGGATGGTTCAGGCTGCGCTGGTTACTGGACATTGATCAGATGATTCGCAGCATGCCCCTGGACGTGAACAAAGTGGAACAGCGCCTGAAAGCAGAAGGACGGTTACCCATCGGTTCACAGGCTCTTCGTCTTGCCTCGGTATTGCTGAACACCCCTCTGGATGCCAATGATCTTGCTTTGTTGTCTTCTCACGAACGTGCGGGAGAGAAATTAGCCAGACGCGGCGTATTGTTCATGAATGAGATGATTGAAAGTCCGGCCGATGTGAAGAGTTATCGTTCCTATTTGTTTGCACTGCGCAGCACAAGGCAGAAACTCTTTTTCTTTATAGAACGGTTATATCCAAGTACCTGGGATGTAGATCAATTGCCGCTTCCACGTTCATTGCATTTTCTGTATTTTCCGTTACGTCCGTTTCTCTGGTTCTGGCGGCGAATAAAAAGGAACACGATGACGGAGAGGGGACAAGGATAA
- a CDS encoding Dps family protein, which translates to MATKNKTDQAKSVEQVLNRQVANLNVLYVKIHNYHWYVKGPNFFTLHVKFEEFYNEVTVQMDEIAERILTLKGSPAATMKEYLELSSIQEAAGGEDAKTMVQNLIEDFATLSNEYQEGIEVAEAAEDQPTSDMLTGFKADLEKHMWMLRSFLG; encoded by the coding sequence ATGGCTACAAAAAACAAAACAGATCAAGCAAAATCGGTGGAACAAGTACTTAATCGTCAGGTAGCAAACCTGAACGTCCTGTATGTTAAAATCCATAACTATCACTGGTATGTAAAAGGACCTAACTTTTTCACACTGCACGTGAAATTCGAAGAATTCTACAATGAAGTGACTGTACAAATGGATGAGATCGCTGAGCGTATTCTTACCCTCAAAGGCAGCCCTGCGGCTACAATGAAAGAGTATCTTGAATTGTCATCCATTCAGGAAGCAGCAGGTGGCGAAGACGCAAAAACAATGGTGCAGAATCTGATCGAGGACTTTGCTACATTGTCGAATGAGTATCAGGAGGGTATTGAAGTAGCAGAAGCTGCGGAAGACCAACCAACATCCGATATGCTAACAGGCTTCAAAGCTGATCTTGAGAAACATATGTGGATGCTTCGCTCTTTCCTGGGCTAA
- the pdaA gene encoding delta-lactam-biosynthetic de-N-acetylase, translated as MKRMVLYMLLAILTFGILPAQTEASPINGAYHFGFKKSQNGQLPSIDQEGFKQILQNNDAIFLGDTKQKELYLTFDNGYENGFTPAILDVLRDKKVPAAFFVTGHYLKDQPELVKRMAAEGHIVGNHSWSHPDMTRVSNEKLRTELDQVRSEVNRLTGQQATFLRPPRGIFNNRTLAESHAQGYVNVFWSVAYKDWDTKVQKGADYARQQVLKQLHPGAVILLHSVSKDNTEALGSIIDEARKQGYAFKNLNDLKTKSY; from the coding sequence ATGAAGCGAATGGTTCTTTACATGTTGCTGGCGATATTGACTTTCGGTATATTACCAGCACAGACTGAAGCATCGCCAATAAACGGAGCGTATCACTTTGGCTTCAAAAAAAGTCAAAACGGCCAGTTGCCTTCCATTGACCAGGAAGGGTTTAAACAGATTTTACAAAATAATGATGCCATCTTCCTGGGGGATACAAAACAGAAAGAATTGTACCTTACGTTTGATAACGGTTATGAGAACGGGTTTACCCCGGCCATTCTGGATGTTCTGCGTGACAAGAAAGTACCAGCTGCTTTTTTTGTTACCGGACATTATCTGAAGGATCAGCCCGAACTGGTAAAACGAATGGCAGCAGAAGGGCATATTGTCGGTAACCATTCCTGGAGTCATCCCGATATGACCCGGGTATCCAATGAGAAATTGAGAACGGAGCTTGATCAGGTTCGGTCAGAGGTCAATCGGTTGACGGGTCAGCAAGCGACTTTTTTGCGGCCACCACGCGGAATTTTCAATAACCGTACGCTCGCGGAGAGCCACGCCCAGGGTTATGTCAATGTATTCTGGTCCGTTGCCTATAAAGACTGGGATACCAAAGTGCAAAAAGGGGCAGACTACGCGCGTCAGCAAGTTTTGAAACAGCTGCATCCGGGTGCAGTCATCCTGCTTCATTCTGTGTCGAAAGACAATACGGAGGCTCTGGGCTCCATTATTGATGAGGCTCGCAAACAAGGATATGCGTTCAAAAACTTGAATGATCTAAAAACAAAAAGTTACTAA
- the mtnK gene encoding S-methyl-5-thioribose kinase encodes MSQYHPLTPQEAIELAKTLPGPFAADANLACREIGDGNLNLVFHITDQNSDKSIIIKQALPYAKVVGESWPLSLVRARIEREILQEEYRLCPGMVPEVYHYDDDLALTVMEDLSDHVIMRKGLIDGETYPLFAQHIGEFMARTLFFTSDLGMNQQLKKEKQGRFINPDQCKITEDLIFDEPYRIAEKNNYEASIEDEAEALRTDGELHLQVALLREKFLTHGQALLHGDLHTGSIFVTPKSTKVIDPEFAYYGPMGFDVGAVLANLLLHYASLPGRIQDQTALRERETILLDMVRDVWTEFESRFRGLWTSDLVDPMAKAPGYEDLYVQQLFRDSAGFAGAKMVRRIVGLAHVADIDTIEDATERERAQRKALAIGKALIKRNRNLNTIGELLDTVATAVTTIKV; translated from the coding sequence TTGTCCCAATATCACCCTTTAACCCCCCAGGAAGCAATCGAACTGGCCAAAACATTACCGGGTCCATTTGCGGCAGATGCAAATCTCGCATGTCGTGAGATTGGCGACGGCAATCTGAATTTGGTCTTCCATATCACGGATCAGAACTCCGATAAAAGTATCATTATCAAACAGGCGCTTCCTTATGCGAAAGTGGTCGGAGAATCTTGGCCTCTGTCTCTGGTACGTGCCAGAATCGAACGGGAAATCCTACAGGAGGAGTATCGTCTATGTCCGGGAATGGTGCCTGAAGTATACCATTATGATGACGATCTTGCGTTAACTGTGATGGAAGATTTGAGCGATCATGTGATTATGCGCAAAGGTCTTATTGATGGTGAGACCTATCCTCTTTTTGCACAACATATTGGGGAGTTCATGGCAAGAACGTTATTTTTCACATCAGACCTTGGCATGAATCAGCAACTAAAAAAGGAAAAACAAGGAAGATTTATTAACCCGGATCAATGTAAAATAACCGAAGATTTGATCTTTGATGAACCCTATCGAATTGCGGAGAAAAATAATTATGAGGCTTCCATTGAAGACGAAGCTGAAGCACTTCGCACGGATGGGGAACTCCATCTTCAAGTCGCCTTGCTGCGCGAGAAATTTCTAACTCACGGTCAAGCTCTGCTTCATGGTGATCTGCATACCGGCAGTATTTTTGTTACTCCTAAATCCACAAAGGTGATCGATCCCGAATTTGCCTACTATGGCCCGATGGGATTCGATGTAGGCGCTGTGCTTGCTAACCTACTTCTCCATTACGCTTCCTTGCCAGGTCGCATTCAGGATCAGACGGCTCTTCGTGAGCGGGAAACGATTTTGCTGGATATGGTTCGTGACGTATGGACTGAATTCGAATCCCGCTTCCGTGGTCTGTGGACTTCCGACCTGGTTGATCCTATGGCTAAAGCGCCTGGGTACGAAGACCTTTATGTACAACAATTATTCAGAGATTCTGCTGGCTTTGCTGGCGCCAAAATGGTTCGCCGTATTGTCGGACTCGCGCATGTCGCAGATATTGATACGATTGAAGATGCAACAGAACGTGAACGTGCTCAGCGCAAAGCGCTGGCGATCGGTAAAGCACTTATCAAGCGTAATCGCAATCTGAATACGATTGGTGAACTTCTCGATACTGTAGCTACTGCGGTTACTACCATCAAAGTCTAA
- a CDS encoding DUF423 domain-containing protein, whose product MQRKWMMFGAVLTMLSVAIGAFGAHMLKDKIGADAIAVYETGVQYHMIHAIALLIIGLTAGQLGPSAKLKWAARLLFVGIIIFSGSLYVLSISGIKTLGAITPIGGVAFIVGWLLLAMDVWQRGKDRS is encoded by the coding sequence ATGCAACGGAAATGGATGATGTTTGGTGCGGTACTGACAATGCTGTCTGTCGCTATAGGTGCATTTGGTGCACATATGCTCAAGGATAAAATTGGAGCAGATGCCATAGCAGTGTATGAAACTGGAGTACAGTATCACATGATACATGCAATCGCACTGCTCATTATTGGTCTGACCGCCGGTCAGCTGGGACCGTCCGCCAAGCTTAAATGGGCAGCGCGCCTACTGTTCGTCGGAATTATCATCTTCTCGGGCAGTCTGTATGTACTGAGTATTTCAGGTATTAAAACGTTGGGAGCAATCACACCAATCGGCGGGGTAGCCTTTATTGTCGGATGGTTGTTATTGGCAATGGACGTATGGCAACGGGGCAAAGATCGCTCCTGA
- a CDS encoding YunC family protein, producing the protein MVTMEPIVVGEHVLVGVEVKLPKTTLLTINTSKGYIMCGALDVGLLNEKLGDRKIIAARAVGVRTLEQLLHAPMESVTTEAEAMGITVGMTGVEALLKMI; encoded by the coding sequence ATGGTGACGATGGAGCCGATTGTGGTTGGAGAGCATGTCTTGGTCGGGGTAGAAGTGAAGCTGCCCAAAACGACATTACTGACGATTAATACATCCAAAGGATATATCATGTGCGGAGCACTGGATGTGGGATTACTTAATGAGAAGCTTGGGGATCGCAAAATTATTGCAGCTCGGGCGGTTGGCGTGCGCACATTGGAACAGCTGCTGCATGCACCTATGGAGTCGGTAACAACAGAAGCCGAAGCGATGGGTATTACAGTTGGCATGACGGGTGTAGAAGCATTACTCAAGATGATCTAA
- a CDS encoding ABC transporter ATP-binding protein: MISELQFFMRKLHRVTGPVLYWNLLGMICISLMEGIGIYMLVPMLSLIGVFEMGSTSLHLPWVSELLHRFPENGRLLLVLLTFVVIVSGQAWLQRLQTIRNTRIQQQFVRTLRMETYRAIIMAQWSFFLQKRKSDFNHILTTELARVSQGTNILLQMAASLIFTGIQIGLAFWLSAKLTTLVLVCGLVLFIFLRKFVRRAKQIGDQTSEYSQSYYNGITEHFNGIKDIKSNMLEKSHISWFERICGRIERNVIQFSQLNSGTQLIHRVSAAVIIAAFIYLSLHVLAVPPASLLLIILIFSRLWPRFTSIQSNLEYMSSMLPAFRIVRQLQMETEKSREIGGIAAASGEIKDQDLTVPDSRTFRNKANRELNGQDEARPFKPLVLKESIECQRVNYRYEGSETYSLREVYASIPAKGMTAIVGKSGAGKSTMIDLIMGLVRPESGQILIDGVPLTEDRLLAWRSSIGYVSQDPFLFHTSIRENLRLVDPDASEEQMWQALQFSSSATFVRKLPQGLDTMIGDRGIRLSGGERQRLVLARAMLRNPSVLVLDEATSALDSENEQHIQEALERLKGQVTIIVIAHRLSTIRTADWVIVLDEGRVIQQGEYQQLATDPVGTFSKLLNMQAEVVGQ, from the coding sequence ATGATTTCGGAACTTCAATTTTTTATGCGGAAGCTGCATCGGGTAACGGGTCCAGTGTTATATTGGAACCTTCTAGGCATGATCTGCATCAGTCTTATGGAGGGAATCGGCATTTATATGCTCGTTCCAATGTTAAGTCTCATTGGTGTTTTTGAGATGGGTTCTACAAGTTTGCACTTACCCTGGGTTTCAGAACTATTACATCGTTTTCCCGAAAACGGTAGACTGTTGTTAGTGCTGCTGACCTTTGTAGTCATTGTCTCCGGACAGGCGTGGCTTCAACGCCTTCAGACAATTCGAAACACTCGGATCCAGCAGCAATTTGTTCGAACGTTACGCATGGAAACCTACCGAGCCATCATTATGGCGCAGTGGTCTTTTTTTCTCCAAAAACGAAAATCCGACTTTAATCATATATTAACAACCGAGCTTGCACGAGTTAGTCAGGGAACAAACATTTTGCTGCAAATGGCGGCTTCCTTGATCTTCACAGGCATTCAAATTGGTCTGGCTTTCTGGTTGTCTGCCAAGTTAACCACTCTTGTACTGGTCTGCGGGTTGGTATTGTTTATTTTCCTGAGAAAGTTTGTGAGACGGGCAAAACAAATCGGGGATCAGACGTCCGAATATTCCCAAAGTTACTATAATGGCATTACCGAGCACTTTAACGGTATCAAGGATATCAAAAGTAACATGCTCGAAAAATCACATATTAGCTGGTTTGAGCGAATTTGTGGGCGGATTGAACGTAACGTGATACAGTTCAGCCAGTTAAACAGTGGTACACAGCTGATTCACCGGGTATCGGCTGCTGTCATTATTGCCGCTTTTATCTACTTATCCCTGCATGTGCTCGCTGTTCCTCCGGCAAGTTTGTTGCTCATTATCCTTATTTTTTCCCGATTGTGGCCACGATTTACGTCCATTCAATCCAATCTGGAGTATATGAGTTCCATGTTGCCCGCGTTTCGGATTGTGAGGCAGCTGCAAATGGAGACTGAGAAAAGCCGTGAAATTGGTGGTATTGCCGCTGCTTCTGGTGAAATAAAGGATCAGGACTTGACGGTACCTGATTCTCGTACATTCAGAAATAAGGCTAATAGAGAGTTGAATGGACAGGATGAGGCTCGCCCATTTAAACCGCTGGTTCTTAAGGAATCTATTGAGTGCCAACGTGTCAATTATCGATACGAAGGCAGTGAAACCTATTCGTTGCGCGAAGTATATGCATCCATCCCTGCGAAAGGCATGACAGCCATTGTAGGTAAGTCCGGTGCCGGAAAGAGTACGATGATCGATCTGATTATGGGACTTGTTCGTCCAGAGAGTGGACAGATTTTAATTGATGGGGTGCCTTTGACTGAAGATAGATTGCTTGCCTGGAGAAGTTCAATCGGTTATGTCTCTCAAGATCCCTTTCTGTTTCATACAAGCATACGTGAAAATTTGCGCCTGGTGGATCCGGATGCCAGTGAAGAGCAGATGTGGCAGGCATTACAGTTTTCTTCCTCTGCAACGTTTGTCCGCAAGCTGCCACAAGGACTGGATACCATGATTGGTGATCGGGGAATCCGGCTATCTGGAGGGGAACGTCAGCGTTTGGTGCTTGCCCGTGCCATGCTTCGAAATCCTTCTGTACTCGTATTGGATGAAGCGACGAGTGCCCTGGACAGTGAGAACGAACAGCACATCCAGGAGGCCTTGGAGCGTCTGAAAGGGCAAGTAACCATTATTGTCATAGCCCATCGACTCTCAACCATTCGTACAGCCGACTGGGTGATTGTTCTGGATGAAGGGCGGGTTATTCAACAAGGGGAATATCAGCAGTTGGCCACAGATCCGGTAGGAACCTTCAGCAAACTGTTGAATATGCAGGCGGAGGTAGTAGGGCAGTAA
- a CDS encoding DUF1802 family protein → MIGTTIPALKEWASAIRALETGRQIMVMRKGGIVEETKRFELKSPAFYLYPTYEHQRKELIKSSDHSFVEESLAEWVPEASTIRLTAYAEVIQDLEIRDQEMLDRLLDFHMWTADFAEDRLKWKRKDPLHVLILRVYRLKEPMEIPVLSEYNGCRSWISIPNGPVPREMTPVVDVADFDEQVQKINETLKM, encoded by the coding sequence ATGATAGGCACAACGATACCGGCATTAAAAGAATGGGCCTCCGCAATCCGTGCATTGGAAACGGGTCGCCAGATTATGGTGATGCGCAAAGGCGGGATTGTGGAGGAAACCAAACGTTTTGAGTTGAAAAGTCCAGCGTTCTACCTGTATCCGACTTATGAACATCAGCGTAAAGAACTGATAAAGTCTTCTGATCATTCCTTTGTTGAGGAATCACTGGCCGAATGGGTGCCTGAAGCTTCGACGATCCGACTCACAGCATATGCGGAAGTGATACAGGATTTGGAGATCAGAGATCAGGAGATGCTGGATCGACTTCTTGACTTTCATATGTGGACCGCGGATTTTGCTGAAGACCGCCTAAAGTGGAAACGCAAAGATCCACTCCACGTATTGATACTCCGAGTGTACCGTTTGAAGGAACCGATGGAGATTCCCGTATTATCTGAATACAACGGATGCCGTTCCTGGATTTCCATTCCGAATGGTCCGGTGCCGCGCGAAATGACGCCGGTGGTGGACGTTGCGGATTTTGACGAACAGGTACAGAAGATTAACGAGACGCTCAAAATGTAA
- a CDS encoding lasso peptide biosynthesis PqqD family chaperone, translated as MTTTKPMNGEDRVMRKEGNLVSDMGGEKVMMSIHTGKYYNLGSTGGRIWDLLSEEQTLAELVEVLASEYDIEPAVCQDQVVQFLEHLTQEGLIEVTRGE; from the coding sequence ATGACAACAACTAAACCAATGAATGGCGAAGATCGTGTAATGCGCAAGGAAGGCAACCTGGTCAGTGATATGGGCGGAGAGAAAGTCATGATGAGCATTCATACCGGAAAGTACTATAACCTGGGCAGCACCGGTGGACGCATCTGGGATCTGTTGAGTGAGGAGCAAACTTTGGCTGAGTTGGTAGAGGTGTTAGCCTCTGAATATGATATTGAACCAGCAGTTTGCCAGGATCAGGTTGTTCAATTTCTTGAGCATCTGACGCAAGAAGGTTTAATTGAAGTTACCCGCGGAGAATAG
- a CDS encoding lasso peptide biosynthesis B2 protein, with the protein MLRKIKAYFSLPREIRGLVWEAYIHLGWARILKAMPFAKIAPGLGTPMYETPMSGLQRNEVKTIRNISKAILVASKYTLWESRCLVMAIAAMKMLERRKIDSTLYMGTARNETGQMMAHAWLRSGKLIVTGADTMDQYTVVGVFGKRCPEKGSGEIVYDT; encoded by the coding sequence ATGTTACGTAAAATAAAAGCTTATTTCTCGTTGCCACGTGAAATTCGTGGATTGGTGTGGGAGGCTTACATCCATCTTGGATGGGCACGAATCCTGAAGGCGATGCCCTTTGCCAAGATTGCTCCAGGTTTGGGTACACCAATGTACGAAACGCCGATGAGTGGACTTCAAAGAAATGAAGTGAAGACGATACGAAATATTTCCAAAGCCATACTGGTAGCCAGCAAATACACATTATGGGAAAGCCGTTGTCTGGTGATGGCTATTGCTGCGATGAAGATGCTGGAACGTCGTAAAATTGACAGTACTCTATATATGGGAACTGCACGGAATGAAACTGGACAAATGATGGCTCATGCCTGGCTGCGAAGTGGGAAATTGATCGTGACCGGAGCTGATACTATGGACCAATATACGGTTGTCGGCGTGTTTGGCAAGCGGTGTCCTGAGAAGGGATCTGGGGAGATTGTCTATGACACATGA